GAGTGCGGAACGCGTTATTCCCAGAAGTATAGACTTTGCCTCTGCTGATTCGCCATCTTTCGATTTAACCTTTTTATTCATAGCATCAAAATCAAATTTATTTATTATTTCACCGGCAAGGAATTCACTATCACCTGCTTTTTCTATTTTTAAATGCAAAAGCATTTGCCTTACAATCACTTCAATATGCTTATCATTTATTGACACACCTTGCAAACGATACACTTCTTGTATTTCATTAACGAGGTGTTCTTGTACTCCTTTAACTCCTAAAACATCAAGTATATCGTGCGGGTTTATAGAGCCATCCGTTAACGGCTCTCCAACTGATACTCTATCACCGTCATAAACAATAAGATGTTTACCTTGACTAATCATATATTGACGTTTCATACTGCTATCGCTTTCAATCGTAACAACGGTAGTACCTTTCTCGGTTCCCACTTTTACAACACCTTCAAGTTCGGAAATAATAGCTGCATTCTTGGGTTTTCTTGCATCAAAAAGCTCTGCAACTCTTGGAAGACCGCCTGTAATATCTTTACTCTTTGTATATTCTCTAGGAATTTTTGCAATAACATCACCAACTTCTACCGGTTGTTCATTAAAAACAACAATGTGGGTACCAACGGGAAGCGGATATGAAGCAACTTTTTTTGATGAATCGTTAATAACAATCTGCGGATTCATTTTTGCACCGCGATATTCTGCAATAATTCTTTCTTTCTGATTGCTAATTTTATCTTCAATCTCATGCATAGTTAAACCTTCCGCAACGTCATGTAGACGAGCCTTACCGGAATATTCTGTAATAATCGGAAGCGTGTAAGGATCCCACTCAGCAACAACTGTACCTTTGGGAACTCTTTTTTCAGAAACAAACTGTATTTCTGAACCATGAGGAAGTTTATAGCTTTTCTTTTCTCGTCCTGAAACTAATTGCACCTCGGCATTTCTTGAGACCACGATTATTTTTCCTGAACGATTCTTTATAGTCCTTAAATTGTAAAATTTAACTGTTGCATCTTTTTCACTTACAATGCTGGCTACTTTAATTATTCTGGAAGCAGTACCACCGATGTGAAATGTTCTTAATGTTAACTGTGTGCCAGGTTCTCCAATTGATTGCGCAGCGATAATACCGACAGCATCGCCTACTTCTGCAATCTTGCCGCTGCCAAGATTCTGTCCATAACATTTAGCACAAACACCATATTTTGTTTCACATGTTAATACAGAACGTATTCTTATAGTTTCAATACCGGCCTTCTTTACTTTTTCAGCCGCCTCTGCAGTTATTATCTTATTTTCTTCTATTATTAATTCTTCCTTATATTCTCCTGACGGTGTTTGTATAACACCTACAACATTATCTACTGCACAACGTCCAATTATTCTTTCTGATAACGGTTCTATTGCTTCCCCGCCAGCTACTATAGCACCAACTTTTATACTATTAATAGTACCGCAATCTTCTTCTGTGACTACAACATCATGGGCAACCTCAACAAGACGACGGGTAAGATATCCTGCTTCTGAAGTTTTTAGAGCTGTATCAGCAAGTCCTTTTCGTCCTCCATGTGTAGATATAAAATATTCTAAAACCGTAAGCCCTTCCCTAAAATTTGATTCAACCGGCTGCTCAATGATTTCTCCTATCTGACCAGTAAGACGTTTTGCAGGTTTGGCCATTAATCCTCTCATTCCACCAAGCTGCCTGACTTGTGCACGGCTTCCTCTGGCACCGGAATCTGCCATAATAAATATTGAGTTAAATTTCGGCGTATCTTTTTTATAAGGTAATTTTTCCTGTTCCGCCATTCTCTCAAACATCAAATCACATATTGTATCAGTAGCATGAGTCCATATGTCTATTACTCGATTGTATCTTTCAAGATTGGTTATTATTCCTTTTTTCGACTGTCCTTCCACTTCGCGAACTTCCTTTCTTGCTTCTTTTATTATATGTTCCTTCTCACTAGGTACTAAAATATCATTTAAAGAAATTGAAAGTCCTGAAAGTGTTACGTATTTAAAACCCAACTTCTTCAAATCATCCAACAGCGATACAGTTACATCCTTCCCTAACTGCTTGAAACTAGTTTCAACAATATTAGAAATGTCTTTTTTCCCAATAGCTTTGTTAATAAAACCTATTTCTTTCGGAAGAACACTATTAAAGATAACTCTACCTACCGTTGTATAATCAGTCCATTTTTCCGGATTTGATTGTTCCGATTTTTGTAATTTTTCTTCGCGTATTTTATTTATACCACTTACCTTTATTTTGGCATTTAAATCAACCTGTTCATTTTGGTATGCAGTTATAACTTCTTCTTTGCTGGAAAAAATCTTACCCTCACCCGGTACATTTGATTTTAATTTAGTAAGATACGCACAACCGACTACCATATCCTGAGAAGGCGATACTACAGGACGGCCATTAGAAGGAAGAAGCAGGTTGTTAGTTGACAAAATCTTTTCCCTAACTTCTTTTATCGCTTCTACTGATAAGGGGATATGAACAGCCATTTGGTCACCGTCAAAATCAGCATTAAAAGCAGCGCAGGTCAGCGGATGTAATCTAATTGCTCGCCCTTCAATTAAAACCGGTTCAAATGCCTGGATTCCCAAACGGTGAAGTGTTGGTGCCCTGTTTAACATAACAGGATGATTTTTTGTAATATTTTCTAATATATCCCAAACTTCCGGTCTTTGTTTTTCAAGAAACCTCTTTGCAGCTTTTAAGGATGAAACAAGACCTTTGTTGAGAATTTCTCTTATAATGTACGGCTTAAATAATTCCAGTGCCATTTCTTTTGGAAGTCCGCATTGGTTAAGTTTTAATTCCGGACCA
This sequence is a window from Elusimicrobiota bacterium. Protein-coding genes within it:
- the rpoC gene encoding DNA-directed RNA polymerase subunit beta', with the translated sequence MAKFFDKKQLKLVKAKRKSVPQLNYADFDKIKISLASPEIIHSWSYGEVRKPETINYRTFKPERDGLFCEKIFGPVHDWECNCGKYKYIKHKGVTCDRCGVEVTESKVRRERMGHIDLATPIAHTWFLRKNPSKLATLLDMKLSDIEKIVYYARYVVISVEKNEEKLPIYEKQLITDEEYQKFKGETSLKFKVGIGASAILDLIKNINLEDEAKSLRAGLKKERSEINKVKMVKRLRLVDGFFKAGIKPEWMILTVIPVLPPDLRPLVPLEGGRFAASDLNDLYRRIVNRNNRLRHLESLKSPELMIHNEKRLLQESVDSLIENGAKGKVVTGAGSRPLKSLSDVIKGKTGRFRQNLLGKRVDYSGRSVIVVGPELKLNQCGLPKEMALELFKPYIIREILNKGLVSSLKAAKRFLEKQRPEVWDILENITKNHPVMLNRAPTLHRLGIQAFEPVLIEGRAIRLHPLTCAAFNADFDGDQMAVHIPLSVEAIKEVREKILSTNNLLLPSNGRPVVSPSQDMVVGCAYLTKLKSNVPGEGKIFSSKEEVITAYQNEQVDLNAKIKVSGINKIREEKLQKSEQSNPEKWTDYTTVGRVIFNSVLPKEIGFINKAIGKKDISNIVETSFKQLGKDVTVSLLDDLKKLGFKYVTLSGLSISLNDILVPSEKEHIIKEARKEVREVEGQSKKGIITNLERYNRVIDIWTHATDTICDLMFERMAEQEKLPYKKDTPKFNSIFIMADSGARGSRAQVRQLGGMRGLMAKPAKRLTGQIGEIIEQPVESNFREGLTVLEYFISTHGGRKGLADTALKTSEAGYLTRRLVEVAHDVVVTEEDCGTINSIKVGAIVAGGEAIEPLSERIIGRCAVDNVVGVIQTPSGEYKEELIIEENKIITAEAAEKVKKAGIETIRIRSVLTCETKYGVCAKCYGQNLGSGKIAEVGDAVGIIAAQSIGEPGTQLTLRTFHIGGTASRIIKVASIVSEKDATVKFYNLRTIKNRSGKIIVVSRNAEVQLVSGREKKSYKLPHGSEIQFVSEKRVPKGTVVAEWDPYTLPIITEYSGKARLHDVAEGLTMHEIEDKISNQKERIIAEYRGAKMNPQIVINDSSKKVASYPLPVGTHIVVFNEQPVEVGDVIAKIPREYTKSKDITGGLPRVAELFDARKPKNAAIISELEGVVKVGTEKGTTVVTIESDSSMKRQYMISQGKHLIVYDGDRVSVGEPLTDGSINPHDILDVLGVKGVQEHLVNEIQEVYRLQGVSINDKHIEVIVRQMLLHLKIEKAGDSEFLAGEIINKFDFDAMNKKVKSKDGESAEAKSILLGITRSALSSKSFISAASFQETPRILVDAAVRGAIDNLTGLKENVIIGHLIPAGTGIKK